The Desulfobacterales bacterium nucleotide sequence TGGGAGCTTTTTCAGCTCCCGTCACGACCCACAAAATATTCCGCGAACGATTGAGCAGCGGATAGGTCAAGGTCATCCGCTGCCGTCCCTGGTAAACCGCTGTAGCGACGACGTCGCGGTCGGTGACATCCAGCGCCGGATCCCCGGGCACCAGGGACGCCGTGTGCCCGTCGGGCCCAAGGCCCAGGTGTGCCAGGTCAAGCACGATAGGCATTCCCGCGATTTCCCGAAGCGTCCGGGCATAGCGTGCGGCCGCAGCCGCCAGGTCAGGTGCTTCCACCGGCATGGCGTATATCTGCTCTTCGCGCAGCGGGGCGTATTCGAGAAGGGTTTCCCGCAGGTGCGTCAGGTTCCGATCCGCATGTCCCGCCGGCGCAACACGTTCATCGACCTGCACAATATGGACCTGTTTCCAGGGAACCGCTTCATCGGCCAGGGCACGGAGCATGATCCACGGCGTTTTCCCGCCGCTCACCGCCATAAAAAAGCGGCCGCGCCCGGCAACCGCCGACCGGGCTTCTTTTGCGATGGCCGCCGCTGCTTTCTTCGCGACGGCTTCGGCATTTAAAAGCATTTCCATGCGCATGAACGCCTCC carries:
- the pgl gene encoding 6-phosphogluconolactonase — protein: MRMEMLLNAEAVAKKAAAAIAKEARSAVAGRGRFFMAVSGGKTPWIMLRALADEAVPWKQVHIVQVDERVAPAGHADRNLTHLRETLLEYAPLREEQIYAMPVEAPDLAAAAARYARTLREIAGMPIVLDLAHLGLGPDGHTASLVPGDPALDVTDRDVVATAVYQGRQRMTLTYPLLNRSRNILWVVTGAEKAPMLKRLLDGDAAIPAGRIRRDSALILMDRAAAGEGAQK